Proteins encoded within one genomic window of Citrobacter amalonaticus Y19:
- the mdh gene encoding malate dehydrogenase, translating into MKVAVLGAAGGIGQALALLLKTQLPSGSELSLYDIAPVTPGVAVDLSHIPTAVKIKGFSGEDATPALHGADVVLISAGVARKPGMDRSDLFNVNAGIVKNLVQQIATTCPKACIGIITNPVNTTVAIAAEVLKKAGVYDKNKLFGVTTLDIIRSNTFVAELKGKLPTEVEVPVIGGHSGVTILPLLSQIPGVSFTDQEVADLTKRIQNAGTEVVEAKAGGGSATLSMGQAAARFGLSLVRALQGEKGVVECAYVEGDGQYARFFSQPLLLGKNGVEERQSIGKLSAFEQNALEGMLDTLKKDIQLGEEFVNK; encoded by the coding sequence ATGAAAGTCGCAGTCCTCGGCGCTGCTGGCGGTATCGGCCAGGCGCTTGCACTACTGTTAAAAACCCAACTGCCTTCAGGTTCAGAACTCTCCCTGTACGACATCGCTCCAGTGACTCCCGGTGTGGCTGTAGATTTGAGCCATATCCCAACTGCTGTGAAAATCAAAGGCTTCTCCGGTGAAGACGCGACCCCGGCACTGCACGGTGCTGACGTGGTGCTGATCTCCGCAGGTGTGGCGCGTAAACCGGGTATGGACCGTTCCGACCTGTTTAACGTCAATGCGGGCATCGTGAAGAACCTGGTACAGCAGATCGCGACGACCTGTCCGAAAGCCTGCATCGGTATCATTACCAACCCGGTGAACACCACCGTCGCTATTGCAGCAGAAGTACTGAAAAAAGCGGGCGTTTACGACAAAAATAAACTGTTTGGCGTGACCACGCTGGACATTATCCGCTCCAACACTTTTGTAGCGGAACTGAAAGGTAAGCTGCCGACTGAAGTGGAAGTTCCGGTTATCGGCGGACACTCTGGCGTGACCATTCTGCCACTGCTGTCGCAGATCCCGGGCGTAAGTTTCACTGACCAGGAAGTGGCTGACCTGACCAAGCGTATTCAGAACGCAGGTACTGAAGTGGTTGAAGCGAAGGCGGGTGGCGGATCGGCAACCCTGTCGATGGGCCAGGCGGCCGCGCGTTTCGGTCTTTCACTGGTTCGCGCACTGCAGGGTGAAAAAGGCGTTGTAGAATGTGCCTACGTTGAAGGCGATGGCCAGTACGCACGTTTCTTCTCTCAGCCGCTACTGCTGGGTAAAAACGGCGTGGAAGAGCGTCAGTCTATCGGCAAACTGAGCGCATTCGAGCAGAACGCGCTGGAAGGCATGCTGGATACCCTGAAGAAAGATATTCAACTGGGCGAAGAGTTCGTTAACAAATAA
- the argR gene encoding transcriptional regulator ArgR yields MRSSAKQEELVKAFKALLKEEKFSSQGEIVLALQDQGFDNINQSKVSRMLTKFGAVRTRNAKMEMVYCLPAELGVPTTSSPLKNLVLDIDFNDAVVVIHTSPGAAQLIARLLDSLGKAEGILGTIAGDDTIFTTPANGFTVKDLYEAILELFEQEL; encoded by the coding sequence ATGCGAAGCTCAGCTAAGCAAGAAGAATTAGTTAAAGCGTTCAAAGCGCTACTTAAAGAAGAAAAATTCAGCTCTCAGGGCGAAATTGTCCTCGCATTGCAGGATCAGGGCTTTGATAACATCAACCAGTCCAAAGTTTCACGCATGCTGACAAAGTTTGGGGCTGTTCGTACACGCAACGCAAAAATGGAGATGGTGTACTGCCTCCCGGCTGAACTGGGCGTCCCCACCACCTCCAGCCCACTGAAAAACCTGGTTCTTGATATCGACTTTAACGATGCCGTGGTGGTGATCCACACAAGCCCTGGTGCGGCGCAGTTGATCGCCCGCCTGCTGGACTCCCTGGGCAAAGCAGAAGGTATTCTCGGTACCATCGCCGGGGATGACACCATTTTTACCACCCCGGCCAATGGCTTTACGGTGAAAGATCTCTACGAAGCCATTCTTGAACTGTTCGAACAAGAGCTTTGA
- the yhcN gene encoding peroxide/acid stress response protein YhcN, with the protein MKIKTTVAALSVLSVLSFGAFAADSINAQQAQNREVIGTVSVSAIGSDPMSMHEMLNKKAEEKGASAYQITEARSGDTWHATAELYK; encoded by the coding sequence ATGAAAATCAAAACAACTGTTGCTGCGTTAAGCGTTCTCTCTGTTCTTTCTTTCGGCGCATTCGCCGCAGATTCTATCAACGCACAGCAAGCGCAAAATCGCGAAGTCATTGGCACTGTCTCTGTCAGTGCAATCGGCTCTGACCCAATGAGCATGCATGAAATGCTGAACAAAAAAGCGGAAGAAAAAGGCGCATCAGCGTATCAGATCACCGAAGCCCGTAGCGGTGACACCTGGCATGCCACTGCCGAATTGTACAAATAA
- a CDS encoding NAD-dependent succinate-semialdehyde dehydrogenase, which translates to MQTLQDNELFQTGYLVDGLWKTLDTTFDVLNPATGETIAKVAKAGKQQTEEAIAAASEAFPAWRAKTAKERSAILYRWYELIIENKSWLGRLMTTEQGKPLKEAEGEVEYAASFIQWFAEQAKRANGEIIPPIKPGSRILATREPVGVVAAITPWNFPMAMLTRKLGPALAAGCTGVIKPANNTPLSAFALLTLAKKAGVPDGVLNAVAGNTPEISDAIMASHEVRKISFTGSTAVGKTLVRNAAETMKKVSMELGGNAPYIVFDDADIDAAVKGALANKFRNAGQVCVSVNRFYIQESVYDEFTRKLADAVQALKVGNGLDDGVVVGPLIEPSAVNKVREHVDDAVAKGAKVLAGGKAHALGGNFWQPTVLGGCSDDMILASEETFGPVAACFRFTNEEEVIQRANNTPFGLAAYFYTQNLQRVFRVSQAIESGMIGINECAVSTELGPFGGVKESGLGREGSVLGLDEFLEVKTLHIGGL; encoded by the coding sequence ATGCAAACGCTTCAGGACAACGAACTTTTTCAGACGGGATATCTGGTTGACGGGCTGTGGAAAACGCTTGATACCACCTTTGATGTGCTTAATCCGGCAACGGGCGAAACGATCGCGAAGGTGGCGAAAGCGGGGAAACAACAGACCGAAGAGGCCATTGCGGCGGCCAGTGAGGCATTTCCTGCCTGGCGGGCAAAAACGGCAAAAGAGCGCTCGGCGATTCTCTACCGCTGGTATGAATTGATCATCGAAAATAAGAGTTGGCTGGGACGGCTGATGACCACCGAGCAGGGTAAACCGCTGAAAGAAGCCGAGGGTGAGGTGGAGTATGCGGCCAGCTTTATTCAATGGTTTGCCGAGCAGGCAAAACGCGCCAATGGCGAAATCATCCCGCCGATCAAACCCGGTTCCCGCATTCTGGCTACCCGCGAACCGGTTGGCGTGGTGGCGGCAATCACGCCGTGGAATTTCCCGATGGCGATGCTGACCCGTAAGCTTGGTCCGGCGCTGGCGGCGGGCTGTACCGGGGTGATAAAACCGGCCAATAACACGCCGCTGAGCGCCTTTGCGCTGCTTACGCTGGCGAAGAAAGCGGGGGTGCCCGATGGCGTGCTCAACGCCGTAGCGGGCAATACGCCGGAAATCAGCGACGCCATCATGGCAAGCCATGAGGTGCGCAAAATTTCATTCACTGGTTCAACGGCAGTTGGTAAAACGCTGGTGCGTAACGCGGCAGAAACCATGAAGAAAGTGTCGATGGAACTGGGTGGCAATGCTCCCTACATCGTGTTTGACGATGCCGACATCGATGCGGCGGTGAAAGGCGCTCTCGCCAATAAGTTCCGTAATGCCGGGCAGGTCTGCGTCAGCGTGAACCGTTTTTATATCCAGGAAAGCGTCTACGATGAATTCACCCGAAAACTGGCCGATGCCGTTCAGGCGTTGAAGGTGGGGAATGGTCTGGATGACGGCGTGGTGGTGGGGCCGCTGATCGAACCCTCTGCGGTCAATAAAGTGCGTGAGCACGTTGACGATGCTGTTGCGAAAGGGGCGAAAGTGCTGGCGGGCGGGAAAGCGCACGCGCTCGGCGGTAACTTCTGGCAGCCTACCGTGTTGGGTGGGTGCAGCGACGACATGATACTGGCGAGTGAAGAGACGTTTGGTCCTGTTGCTGCCTGCTTCCGCTTTACCAACGAAGAAGAGGTGATTCAGCGCGCGAACAACACGCCGTTTGGCCTGGCCGCTTACTTCTATACGCAAAACCTGCAACGGGTGTTCCGTGTCTCCCAGGCCATTGAAAGCGGCATGATCGGGATAAACGAATGTGCGGTGTCCACCGAGCTGGGACCGTTTGGCGGGGTGAAAGAGTCCGGACTGGGTCGTGAAGGATCGGTGCTGGGGTTAGATGAATTTCTGGAAGTGAAAACCCTGCATATTGGCGGCCTGTAG
- the aaeB gene encoding p-hydroxybenzoic acid efflux pump subunit AaeB: MGIFSIANQHIRFAVKLASAIVLALFVGFHFQLETPRWAVLTAAIVAAGPAFAAGGEPYSGAIRYRGMLRIVGTFIGSVAALVIIIAMIRAPLLMILVCCIWAGFCTWISSLVRVENSYAWGLSGYTALIIVITIQTEPLLTPQFAVERCSEIVIGIVCAIMADLLFSPRSIKQEVDRELDSLLVAQYQLMQLCIKHGDSEEVDNAWGSLVRRAAALEGMRSNLNMESSRWARANRRLKAINTLSLTMITQSCETYLIQNTRPELITDTFREFFAMPVETAQDVHKQLKRLRRVIAWTGERETPVTLYTWAGAATRYLLLKRGVISNTKISATEEEVLQDEPVVKVESAERHHAMVNFWRTTLSCVLGTLFWLWTGWTSGNGAMVMIAVVTSLAMRLPNPRMVAIDFIYGTLAALPLGALYFLVILPNTQQSMLLLCLSLAVLGFFLGIEVQKRRLGSMGALASTINIIVLDNPMTFHFSQFLDSALGQIVGCVLAFLVIVIVRDNSRDRTGRVLLNQFVSAAVSAMTTNAVRRKENHLPALYQQLFLLMNKFPGDLPKFRLALTMIIAHQRLRDAPIPVNGDLSAFHQQLRRTADHVISAVNDDKRRRYFGQLLDELDVYQEKLRVWEAPPQVTEPVKRLTGMLHKYQHALTDS; encoded by the coding sequence ATGGGCATTTTTTCCATCGCCAACCAGCATATTCGCTTTGCGGTCAAACTGGCCAGCGCGATTGTTCTCGCGCTGTTTGTTGGCTTCCACTTCCAGCTTGAAACGCCGCGCTGGGCGGTGCTGACGGCAGCGATTGTCGCGGCGGGCCCGGCCTTTGCCGCCGGTGGTGAACCGTATTCCGGCGCGATTCGCTATCGGGGGATGTTGCGTATCGTCGGGACGTTTATCGGTTCTGTTGCGGCGCTGGTGATCATCATTGCGATGATCCGCGCGCCGCTGCTGATGATTCTGGTCTGCTGTATCTGGGCGGGTTTTTGTACCTGGATCTCCTCGCTGGTCCGCGTCGAGAACTCCTATGCGTGGGGGTTATCGGGCTACACTGCGCTGATTATCGTCATCACCATTCAAACCGAACCGTTGCTGACGCCGCAGTTTGCCGTCGAACGCTGTAGCGAGATTGTGATTGGTATTGTCTGCGCCATTATGGCGGATCTGCTTTTTTCTCCGCGATCGATCAAACAAGAGGTGGATCGCGAACTGGATAGCCTGCTGGTGGCGCAGTACCAGTTGATGCAGTTGTGCATTAAACATGGTGACAGCGAAGAAGTGGATAACGCCTGGGGCTCACTGGTGCGTCGGGCTGCTGCGCTGGAAGGAATGCGTAGCAACCTGAACATGGAATCCTCCCGTTGGGCGCGGGCGAATCGCCGTCTGAAGGCGATCAATACGCTGTCGCTGACCATGATTACGCAATCCTGCGAAACCTATCTGATCCAGAACACGCGTCCTGAGCTGATCACCGATACCTTCCGTGAGTTCTTCGCCATGCCGGTGGAAACCGCGCAGGATGTGCATAAACAGCTTAAGCGCCTGCGTCGGGTGATTGCCTGGACCGGCGAGCGCGAAACGCCCGTTACGCTGTATACCTGGGCTGGCGCGGCAACGCGCTATCTGCTGCTCAAGCGCGGTGTGATCAGCAATACCAAAATCAGCGCCACGGAAGAAGAGGTGCTGCAGGATGAACCGGTAGTGAAAGTCGAATCCGCCGAGCGTCACCATGCCATGGTGAACTTCTGGCGCACCACGCTCTCTTGTGTGCTGGGGACGCTGTTCTGGCTGTGGACCGGCTGGACATCCGGTAACGGCGCCATGGTGATGATTGCGGTGGTCACCTCGCTGGCGATGCGTCTGCCGAATCCACGCATGGTCGCCATTGATTTTATTTACGGTACGCTTGCCGCGCTACCACTGGGGGCGCTCTATTTTCTGGTGATCCTCCCCAATACCCAACAAAGCATGCTGTTGCTCTGTCTGAGCCTCGCGGTGCTGGGGTTCTTTCTGGGGATCGAAGTACAGAAGCGGCGGCTGGGCTCTATGGGGGCGCTGGCCAGTACCATTAACATTATCGTGCTGGATAACCCGATGACCTTCCACTTCAGCCAATTTCTGGACAGTGCGTTAGGGCAAATTGTGGGTTGCGTACTGGCCTTTCTGGTTATCGTGATTGTGCGCGATAACTCTCGCGACCGTACGGGCCGCGTGCTGCTCAACCAGTTCGTTTCTGCGGCGGTGTCGGCGATGACCACCAACGCGGTGCGGCGCAAAGAGAACCATCTTCCCGCGCTCTATCAGCAACTGTTTTTGTTGATGAACAAATTCCCCGGGGATTTACCGAAATTCCGCCTGGCGCTGACAATGATCATTGCGCACCAGCGCCTGCGGGATGCGCCAATTCCGGTCAACGGCGATCTCTCCGCATTCCACCAGCAACTGCGTCGTACGGCGGATCACGTCATTTCTGCTGTGAATGATGACAAGCGCCGACGCTACTTTGGTCAACTATTAGACGAACTGGATGTGTATCAGGAAAAACTGCGGGTCTGGGAAGCGCCGCCGCAGGTCACCGAACCGGTGAAACGGTTGACCGGCATGTTGCACAAGTACCAGCATGCGCTAACCGACAGCTAA
- the aaeA gene encoding p-hydroxybenzoic acid efflux pump subunit AaeA — protein sequence MKTLTRRISRTAITLVLVILAFIAIFRAWVYYTESPWTRDARFSADVVAIAPDVAGLITHVNVHDNDLVKKDQVLFTIDQPRYQKALEEAEADVAYYQVLAQEKRQEAGRRNRLGVQAMSREEIDQANNVLQTVLHQLAKAQATRDLAKLDLERTVIRAPADGWVTNLNVYTGEFITRGSTAVALVKQNSFYVLAYMEETKLEGVRPGYRAEITPLGSNKVLKGRVDSIAAGVTNASSTRDDKGMATIDSNLEWVRLAQRVPVRIQLDDQQENLWPAGTTATVVITGKQDRDENNDSFFRKMAHRLREFG from the coding sequence GTGAAAACACTAACAAGAAGAATCTCCCGTACGGCCATTACCCTCGTTCTGGTCATCCTGGCGTTCATCGCGATTTTCCGCGCCTGGGTCTATTACACCGAATCGCCGTGGACGCGTGACGCCCGCTTTAGCGCGGACGTGGTTGCCATCGCGCCGGACGTTGCCGGACTTATCACGCATGTTAATGTCCACGATAACGATCTGGTGAAGAAAGATCAGGTGTTGTTCACCATCGATCAGCCACGCTACCAAAAAGCGCTGGAAGAGGCTGAAGCCGACGTCGCCTATTACCAGGTGCTGGCGCAAGAAAAACGCCAGGAAGCCGGACGTCGTAACCGTCTTGGCGTCCAGGCGATGTCCCGTGAAGAGATCGATCAGGCCAACAACGTTCTGCAAACCGTATTACATCAGCTTGCCAAAGCGCAGGCGACCCGCGATCTCGCAAAGTTAGATCTCGAACGTACTGTTATTCGTGCCCCTGCGGATGGCTGGGTGACCAACCTGAACGTCTATACCGGCGAATTTATCACCCGGGGTTCAACCGCCGTGGCACTGGTGAAACAGAACTCTTTCTATGTGCTGGCCTATATGGAAGAGACCAAACTGGAAGGCGTCCGTCCGGGCTATCGCGCAGAAATTACCCCACTGGGCAGCAACAAAGTATTAAAAGGCAGAGTTGATAGCATCGCGGCAGGGGTCACCAATGCCAGCAGCACGCGCGACGACAAAGGCATGGCGACCATCGATTCGAATCTGGAATGGGTACGCCTCGCGCAGCGCGTTCCGGTACGTATCCAGCTTGACGATCAGCAGGAAAACCTGTGGCCAGCCGGTACCACCGCGACGGTCGTGATCACCGGTAAGCAGGATCGTGATGAAAATAACGACTCGTTCTTCCGCAAAATGGCGCACCGTCTGCGCGAGTTTGGTTAA
- the aaeX gene encoding p-hydroxybenzoic acid efflux pump operon protein AaeX, which yields MSLFPVIVVFGLSFPPIFFELLLSLAIFWLVRRMLVPTGIYDFVWHPALFNTALYCCLFYLISRLFV from the coding sequence ATGAGTCTGTTTCCCGTCATCGTGGTGTTTGGTCTTTCCTTCCCACCGATATTCTTTGAATTGCTTCTGTCACTGGCGATTTTCTGGCTGGTGCGCCGGATGCTGGTGCCTACGGGCATCTATGATTTTGTCTGGCATCCGGCTCTGTTTAATACCGCGCTGTATTGCTGTCTCTTTTACTTGATATCGCGTCTGTTCGTTTGA
- the aaeR gene encoding HTH-type transcriptional activator AaeR: protein MERLKRMSVFAKVVEFGSFTAAARRLQMSVSSISQTVAKLEDELQVKLLNRSTRSIGLTEAGKIYYQGCRRMLHEVQDVHEQLYAFNNTPIGTLRIGCSSTMAQNVLAGITAKMLKEHPGLTVNLVTGIPAPDLIADGLDVVIRVGALQDSSLFSRRLGAMPMVLCAAKSYLAQYGIPEKPADLTNHSWLEYSVRPDNEFELIAPEGISTRLIPQGRFVTNDPMTLNRWLTAGAGVAYVPLMWVINEINRGELEILLPRYQSDPRPVYALYTEKDKLPLKVQVVINYLTDYFVDVAQIFQGMYGRGKEK, encoded by the coding sequence ATGGAACGATTAAAACGCATGTCGGTGTTCGCGAAAGTGGTGGAATTTGGTTCCTTCACCGCCGCAGCCAGACGGTTACAAATGAGTGTTTCGTCGATCAGTCAGACGGTCGCAAAACTGGAAGATGAACTGCAGGTCAAGCTGCTGAACCGCAGCACGCGCAGCATTGGGCTTACCGAAGCCGGAAAAATTTATTACCAGGGCTGTCGGCGGATGCTGCATGAAGTGCAGGATGTTCATGAGCAGCTTTACGCCTTCAACAACACGCCGATTGGTACGCTGCGCATTGGCTGTTCTTCAACCATGGCGCAAAATGTCCTCGCGGGGATCACCGCCAAAATGCTCAAAGAGCATCCTGGCCTGACGGTCAATCTGGTCACCGGCATTCCGGCGCCCGACCTGATTGCCGACGGCCTGGATGTCGTCATCCGCGTGGGCGCCCTACAGGATTCCAGTCTGTTTTCCCGCCGCCTGGGCGCGATGCCGATGGTGTTGTGCGCAGCGAAAAGCTATCTCGCCCAATATGGTATACCGGAAAAACCGGCCGACCTCACCAACCACTCCTGGCTGGAATACAGCGTGCGTCCGGATAATGAATTCGAGCTGATCGCCCCGGAAGGGATCTCCACGCGGCTGATCCCGCAGGGGCGATTCGTCACTAACGATCCGATGACCCTCAACCGCTGGCTGACCGCCGGTGCGGGGGTCGCCTATGTCCCGCTGATGTGGGTGATCAACGAGATCAATCGGGGCGAACTTGAGATCTTACTGCCGCGCTATCAGTCCGATCCGCGCCCGGTCTATGCGCTGTATACCGAAAAAGACAAACTGCCGCTGAAGGTGCAGGTGGTGATTAACTATCTGACCGACTATTTCGTCGATGTGGCGCAGATTTTTCAGGGAATGTACGGACGAGGAAAAGAGAAATAG